The region TTCCCTTCATTGGAAAGTGCCCACTTCCCGACGCATCCTAGAGGCTTCCAGCAGAATTCGGAGgaatcaaatttttatttaaagtggtGGTTGCGCCCTCTCCACTTTGGTTTCTCAGCTGGGACTAGAGCGCCCCCCTGcttccccacccccgccacccctaCTCCTCCCACCCCTCGGCAACCGGTGGATAATATCATTCGAATACAGAGGAAAAACCGAGATCACTTTAGTCAGTGCAGGGCCCACGTGATAAGCAGATGTTTCAACGTCGATATTTTTCTTCTTGCCTTCATTCCTCTGttcccttcccccgccccccaccccttcctcatcCTAGGGGAGCGATCTCTGAAATCGCCCATTCAGTCCGACTTGGATGCGTTCCACTCGGGATTTCAAACATGCGCCAAAGAAGTCTTGCAATACCTCGCCCGGTTTGAGAGCTGGACGCCCAGGGAGCCGCGGTGTGTCCAGCTGATCAACCACTTGCACGCCGTGGCCACCCAGTTCTTGCCCACCCCGCAGCTGTTGACTCAACAGGTTCCTCTGAGCAAAGGCACCGGCGCGCCCACGGCCACCGCCCCCGCCGGCTCCGGGGCCGCCCCTTGCCTGGAGCGCGCGGGGCAGAAGCTGGAGCCCCTCGCCCACTGCGTGCCGGTCATCCAGCGGACTCAGCCCAGCGCCGAGCTCGCCGCCGCCGAGAACGACACGGACACCGACAGCGGCTACGGTGGCGAGGCCGAGGCCCGGCCGGACCGCGAGAAGGGCAAAGGCGCGGGGGCGAGCCGCGTCACTATCAAGCAGGAGCCCCTCGGGGAGGACTCGCCGGCGCCCAAGAGGATGAGGCTGGATAcccgtggcggcggcggcggcccggggggcggcgcggcggcggcggcggccgcgctCCTGGGGCCCGACCCGGCCGCCGCGGCCGCGCTGCTGAGACCCGACGCCGCCCTGCTCAGCTCGCTGGTGGCGTTCGGCGGAGGCGGGGGCGCGCCCTTCGCGCAGCCCGCGGCCGCCGCGGCCCCCTTCTGCTTGCCGTTCTACTTCCTCTCGCCTTCGGCGGCCGCCGCCTACGTGCAGCCCTTCCTGGACAAGAGTGGCCTGGAGAAGTACCTGTACCCGGCGGCGGCCGCCGCCCCGTTCCCACTGCTGTACCCCGGCATCCCcgccccggccgccgccgccgctgccgccgcggccgcggccgccgccgccgccttccCCTGCCTGTCCTCCGTGTTGTCGCCCCCTCCCGAGAAGGCGGCGGCCGCCGCCGCAGCCGCGACCCTCCTGCCGCACGAAGTGGCGCCCCCTGGGGCTCTGCACCCCGCGCACCCGCACGGCCGCACCCACCTGCCCTTCGCCGGCGCTCGCGAGCCCGGGAACCCGGAGAGCTccgctcaggaagatccctcgcAGCCAGCAAAGGAAACCCTCTGAATCCGTGCTCCACTGAAGAGGGGACCAGGGGTCACGCGGAATAATCATATTAATAAGTTAAAACACCCTTAGCGTTTTTAAGGGAGGAAGTGTAAGAGATGCACgacaggctttaaaaaaaaaccaacacaacacagGTGTTTTGTGTACATGTGGAGTTCCTGTTTTGCTCACCCCTCACCGCCCGCTATCCTCACACACCTACATCCCTTTTCCCCCCCACAGCTGTCAAAGAACCTCATAGATAccgattcttttctttctttgaagaacTCCCCATACTAAGTTTGGCCTTCTTTTAGGCCACGTTCCATTCTCTTTTAAAACACAGAACCGAATTCTCGAGGAAGTGAGGACGGTCTGCTCTCTGAACCAGGGTAGGAGAAGGTAACGTGGAACCCCAGGTAGCTGGTCTCTGCCTGCGTCTCAGAGCTGTCCTGCCTGCTTTAGGAGGCTTTCCACAGGCAGAAGGAGGACCTTTTCGAATTCGACTTACTCTTCAGTATTTTATGATGTTCAGCTTTTTTAAAGGCGTGCATTTGTCGAAGAGGTGAGAGTGCAGGCGCTCGCGTTGCAACCCATTCTGAAGTGGTTTGAGTGGAGTCTCTTAGTACTTGCACTCGTTTAAGAGATGCGGAGTTGGGCCATGGTCGGAATTAAGTCAGGGAAAGAGATGGATGAGGAAGGCCAGAGTCATTCTCAGTACATTTGCTAGCACTTTATTGAGAAATTGACCGTGAATCAATTAACTCAtcttaatttcatatatatacatatatatgtggaattgaGTGCCTCTGTTCTCACCCTGTCATTATTTAATCCATCGTTTCTAAGTTTGTATCATCTTCctgttaaaacaaaaaagaatgtgcACTGAACTTTAAAAAGTCCAAACTGATTTATCATATATTCTGTTAATTCACAAAAGTGGAGGAGGAAGGCATGGACAGTTTCCTTTGGAAATGCTGTAAACATGTGGAATGGAGCCCTGTGAGGCCTTCCTATCTCCCAAGTCTATGTATTTTCTGGAGACCAAACCAGATACTAGATAATCACAAAGAAAGCTTTTTAAATAAGGCTTAAACCAAGACCTTGTCTAGATATTTTTAGTGTGTTGCCAAGGTAGCACTGTGAGAAATCTCACTTGAATGTTATGTAAGGGGTGAGACACAACAGTCTGACTATGAGTGAAGAAAATATCTGGGTCGTTCAGTCCGTTTGGtgcatttgctgctgctgttgctactgTTTGCCTCAAACGCTGTGTTTAAACAACGTTAAACTCTTAGCCTACAAGGTGGCTCTTATGTACATAGTTGTTAATACATCCAATTAATGATGTTCTGACATGCTATTTTTGTAGGGAGAAAATACGTGCTAATGATATTTTGAGTTAAAATATCTTTGGGGGAGGACTTGCTGAAAAGTTGCACTTTTGTTACAATGCTTATGCTTGGTACAAGCTTATGCTgtcttaaattattaaaaaaaaataaatactgtctgCAAGAAACCAGCTGGTTTAGAAAAGTTTAGTATGTGAAGATAAACTAGAAATCATCTTTATATTCTAGTATTTTCAGCACTCCATAAATTCTATTACCGAAAATAAATATTGCCACGctattttgtgattttaaaattcttactaaGGAATAAAAACTTTAATATATGTATGTTATGAGATCGTCTAATAATTAAAAAGGCATAAGGGATGCTTGATTAGTTGTAAGATATCTAAGAATACAGGGATGAAGGTCATTTAGGATCTCAAATACCCAACTTTGTCTTTGGCTTGATATCACACATTTCAAATGTCTTGCAAGCCTCCAGGTTCTAGCTGTATCTACTTGCTTGTTCCCAATGTATTTACATGGAAAGTGCAAAAGAAAAACCTACCAATCACTCACCTAGTTTGTTTATGTCACGCCCAGTTTTCTAATGCCTTCATGATTGAGGGGtgtttcccttttcctctttgaCACCAGATAGCCTCTGCTATATGGCCTGGTGTTTCTCTTTCACTGGGTCCCATATAAATACTGTACCACTAGTATATCGGTATCTTTTAGCTTCTTAAGCTTTATAAAGTAAGTCTCTTGTGGGACTTTATTATGGAAttcaagtaaaagaaataattattgctAGACTTTTCTCAAGTTTACAATCAGATTTGTGATTTGATACCAAATGTGTGAAGGATTGTCAATATTTAGTTTCAATAATGTTCATAAACCTCTTTATTTCTTAGAGGTATTGAAATAGTCAACTTTTATGAGATGTAGAAAAAGTGCTCCCTCTGCTGACTTTATGGCAACCAAACTGCAAGTCATAGAAAGTGGAGCCGgaaggaagctcagagaacagCTGTCCAGCCCCCtgcattttaaatagaaatgaagcccagagagagcagatacctgcccaaggtcacacagctacccAGAGCAAGCACTAGAGGCCAGATGTGTTGTTTTTCCCAGTCAGTGAACTACTTCCCACTGTAGCATCTTCAACCAAATAAGCCAAATTTGATTGGGTAGCATTCAAATAAGCCACAggaacaaaggaaacaaatattAACATTACAAAACTATGTAGGATTTTTGAGCATTTTAACTTATTGAActctaaaaaaatattcaaagccaaaataaaggaaaaaatagcattttgaaTACTTTGAGCTACATGTTAATGACatgtaataatacattttatagcCAGAAGAGATACAAAGTAAGTCAGGATAATAAAATGTTTTAGCATTTGTATAGTTTTggtgtaataaaagaaaaaaccttagGGTTGGATCAGATTTTAGAGAGTAGTTTTTTAGTTCAAATGCCTTTATACTAGCATGGTAATAAGATAAAGTTGCTGAGGATAGAGTTGCAAAATAATATTATCTGTACTGCatctgaaaaattttattttagtcattgatttattttaatgaacCAAAAGACAAGTCATTATAATTTGCTGAAGAGGATTCTATACCTATTGCTGTGAAGTTTAGCCTAGATCCTTTGTAGTATACGTGATTTTTCAATATATCACAAATACGAATCTTAGGTCAATAATGTTTTTACACATATAGTATTATACCAATTAATTTTATATACACAGAGCTCTTAGCAAAGTTCATATTGAACTGATAAAAATCCTTTCCTACCTCCAAAGGACTAAGCATATTTATAAGGCACTAGGAACTACAGTTTAATAGCTCTTAAAAGTATGGCTGGAATTTTAGTTTCTATCATTGTGAaaactatttctcattttcttctctgttactAACCATACAGTCCACAACATTTGTTATTGCCCATTACCTGAGGTTTGTTCAAAAGTATGTCAAGCCTCAGGCTGCTCCTGCCCACGTCACAGGTCAATTCTGAACCTCTTCATGGGAGGTGAACTCCAGCAGAGATTCTGGGAAGACAAGGCTGTCCAGACTAGGCAGGACTTTTTACTTTAGACAGAAATGAACAGAGCCCTCATGAACAAGTTAAGCCCATTATAATGCCCAAAGTTGGTTATATTATTGTGATAAAAGTATTTCACTTCAGAGAGCAACCTGATgtttttcattcaacaaaaattcTTAACCTATTAGACCCGCAGATCAGTATTTAGGCCTACCCATTgttctaactgctgttttaaaTAAGGCCAGCTGGGTATACAGTGCAcatgtgtgtgaagtcacttcagtcatgtccgattctgtgtgaccccatggactgtagcccaccaggctcctctgtccatgggattctccctgcaagaatactggagtgggttgccatttccttttccagaggatcttcttgacccagggatcgaacccacatctcttgcattgcctgccttgggaggcagattctttaccactggggtcacctgggaagcccccatgagGATGCGTAACTCCCCATACAGTGCATACTTAAGCCCAGTAAATTCCAGTTTTCCATAGAATTTAATAAGGGATTGACatggaaaattatatattttctatgaTTAGGATGggatttatacttaaaaaaacgTGcagcacatactttttttttaaattttatttttcagtgggttttgtcatacattgatatgaatcagccacagagttacacgtattccccatcccaatccccccctcccctctccctctccacccgattcctctgggtcttcccagcccaccaggcccgagcacttgactcatgcatcccacctgggctggtgatctgtttcaccatagataatatacatgctgttctttcgaaacatcccaccctcaccttctcccacagagttcaaaagttgttctgtacttctggcagcacatacttttttaaaaaatgctccgGGAAAGGAATTGGACATTTGTCTTAAAATTAGGTTTCTTGCACATGTTCAGTGATTCCATATTGAAAACTCTGAACAAATGTAAAACTAAACCTTTATAAAAGttgatgttttaaaatcttgaacTAAGTGATGTCCAATTTATGTGACTTCAGGGAATGATATGTGCCCCATGAAACAATggttgagaaaacagaagcttcTATGTTCAGGTGCCAACATtgtctatcttttattttttctttagtatttcagTGAAAAGCTTAGTAAAATATGTTACACGTATCTTAGAAAGAAATACCTTATCTGTAGTTAACCTTTCTCAATAATTCAGCGTCATCGTTATAAACATCACTTTTGCACTACAAATATCATCTGGGAAGACTGGCAACTGCACTAAATTCCTTTTTGAGTTCTTATATCTGCTTTTATTTCAGTCTGTTTACTCAGGGTCAGGCTACCAGCTTCACTTCTTGATGTGTCAGAGCCTTTACCTCCAAGTCTTACCTAATTTGCTACTTCTGAATTACTGTAGCCTGGGAAACCATTTAACCAAAACCCCACCCTTTGAAACGcgtataaaatgagaataaatacgTTCTAACAGAGTACCTGAGGGGCGCTTCTCTAAATTCTGTGAGCTTGTAGAATCAATGACATGTTGATCTTGCcaacttattttcttcctttaacttTCACATTCTCAGCAATATTCCATATCAGAAACACTTATGCAAAAGccttcactttatatatatatatttaatcattttattacagaaaaatggttttattttacaGTTACTACAAAATAAATTCCAATGCCAGAAGCCAATTATTTGATTTGATGAATACTCTTTCCCTGGGGTTGATAGACTAGGGGACCAATGGCCTTCAGTGAAAACTGATCCTGCATTTTGATTCATGGATGACTCTGGACCCTGCTTCTGGTGTACCATCTCCTCTGCCTCTGGGTTTTGGATATCTTAGTTGGCAGGTCCAGAAAAGCACTCTGGGAACTGACAGGGAAGACATGTAGGCCCTGATGCGGCCTCTGAATTTAGACATGCCCACTGGAGAGCCTTGAGAGGTTCCAGACTTCTTATGTGTGGATTGCAACAGACTCCTTTTTCCTTGAGCCTATATATTCAAGAAATAGGGGTTACgggcatttgtttttctcctactGTGTGTGAGGTGCTATGGTAAGAGCTGGAAAATCAAAGATTAATGATCTCAGAATTTCAAAGTCTACTAGGGGTGACAGACCTACACTAAAATAAATTACAATGCAACATATATGTGCTCTGTAGCTGTGATAATAATACTTGGGGGTGAAGGTTGCTAACTTCATCTGGGTGGACCAGAGAAGATCTTAAGAGGTAGCTCTGTTTTAAAGAAGGAATAGGAGAGTAAGTCCATCTCCAAAGAGAAGGCTCTGGTGCAGTCTGGTCATGTGCTAAGCACCAGGACCGTTTAATTGGTGATATTTGCCTTGAGGTCTGAGTAAGTACTTCCCAACGTCTCAA is a window of Muntiacus reevesi chromosome 1, mMunRee1.1, whole genome shotgun sequence DNA encoding:
- the BHLHE41 gene encoding class E basic helix-loop-helix protein 41, whose product is MVRSARELGAGLAGDARALWPNTARSESKLPAQWGRRECACVCVRVCAREQARREGGDQLLHTFNTALKREREKERDWRPTDPPGSPKATVPQIINPKKRNRGNGQRLNMDEGIPHLQERQLLEHRDFIGLDYPSLYMCKPKRSMKRDDSKDTYKLPHRLIEKKRRDRINECIAQLKDLLPEHLKLTTLGHLEKAVVLELTLKHLKALTALTEQQHQKIIALQNGERSLKSPIQSDLDAFHSGFQTCAKEVLQYLARFESWTPREPRCVQLINHLHAVATQFLPTPQLLTQQVPLSKGTGAPTATAPAGSGAAPCLERAGQKLEPLAHCVPVIQRTQPSAELAAAENDTDTDSGYGGEAEARPDREKGKGAGASRVTIKQEPLGEDSPAPKRMRLDTRGGGGGPGGGAAAAAAALLGPDPAAAAALLRPDAALLSSLVAFGGGGGAPFAQPAAAAAPFCLPFYFLSPSAAAAYVQPFLDKSGLEKYLYPAAAAAPFPLLYPGIPAPAAAAAAAAAAAAAAAFPCLSSVLSPPPEKAAAAAAAATLLPHEVAPPGALHPAHPHGRTHLPFAGAREPGNPESSAQEDPSQPAKETL